In Deltaproteobacteria bacterium HGW-Deltaproteobacteria-6, one genomic interval encodes:
- a CDS encoding YgiQ family radical SAM protein, with amino-acid sequence MFLPTTPQELKKRAWNGLDVILVTGDAYIDSPHIGVAVIGRVLANEGYRVGIIAQPDIKSAADISRLGEPRLFWGITGGCMDSMVANYTAAKKRRHEDDLTPGGKNNRRPDRASVVYANLIRQYFKNTKPLVLGGIEASLRRIAHYDYWSDAVRRSILFDARADILAYGMAERAVVEIAGRLAAGMDIRNIPGTCTIESEQPVGYRELPSFENAAASKKTFADMFNIFASNNDPVTACGLYQQHGNRYLAHHPPARHLSVSELDTVYGLNFSRSVHPFYRAQGHVRAMDTIAFSLTTHRGCFGECHFCSIALHEGRTILSRSEASIMAEARKIAALPDFKGYLLDVGGATANMYGIDCSRKQERGACPDKRCLYPQACPSLKADHGRQIHLLKNLRTIDGIKKIFVASGIRHDLVLADKRHGASYLRELTKHHISGQLKIAPEHATPAVLALMGKPNPQTLVGFKNLFEKMNAEAGLKQFLTYYFIAAHPGCTEEDMRDLKSFASRELHTTPQQVQIFTPLPSTTSALMYWTGINPATGKKIYVEKDTAKKQQQKDIATAGGTRRHA; translated from the coding sequence ATGTTTCTTCCGACCACTCCTCAAGAATTAAAAAAAAGAGCCTGGAACGGGCTTGATGTCATTTTGGTCACAGGCGACGCCTATATCGACAGTCCCCATATCGGTGTGGCCGTCATCGGCCGGGTGTTGGCCAATGAGGGTTATCGCGTCGGGATTATCGCACAGCCGGATATCAAAAGCGCCGCCGATATCAGTCGGCTGGGTGAGCCGCGCCTCTTCTGGGGCATCACCGGCGGCTGCATGGATTCCATGGTGGCCAATTACACGGCCGCAAAAAAAAGAAGGCATGAAGATGACCTGACCCCCGGCGGCAAGAACAACCGCCGTCCCGACCGGGCTTCCGTCGTCTATGCCAATCTCATCCGGCAATATTTTAAAAACACAAAACCCCTTGTTTTGGGAGGCATTGAGGCAAGCCTCCGCCGCATCGCCCATTATGATTACTGGTCGGATGCCGTGCGCCGCTCGATTCTGTTTGACGCGCGCGCCGATATTCTGGCCTACGGCATGGCGGAGCGGGCCGTGGTTGAAATCGCCGGAAGGCTGGCGGCTGGAATGGATATCAGGAACATTCCAGGCACCTGCACGATTGAAAGCGAGCAGCCTGTGGGCTACCGGGAGCTTCCTTCCTTCGAAAATGCCGCCGCTTCTAAAAAAACATTCGCGGACATGTTTAATATTTTTGCCTCCAACAATGATCCGGTCACCGCTTGCGGCCTTTATCAGCAGCATGGCAACCGCTATCTGGCGCATCATCCGCCCGCCCGGCATCTTTCCGTCAGTGAACTGGACACGGTTTACGGCCTGAATTTTTCACGCAGCGTCCATCCCTTTTACCGGGCACAGGGCCACGTCCGCGCGATGGATACCATCGCTTTTTCTCTGACCACGCACCGGGGCTGCTTCGGCGAATGTCATTTCTGCTCCATCGCCCTGCACGAAGGCCGGACGATTCTCAGCCGCAGCGAAGCATCCATCATGGCTGAAGCCCGGAAAATAGCGGCGCTGCCTGATTTTAAAGGCTACCTTTTGGATGTGGGCGGAGCGACGGCCAACATGTATGGCATCGACTGCTCCCGCAAACAGGAGCGGGGCGCCTGTCCCGACAAACGATGCCTGTATCCTCAGGCCTGTCCCTCTCTGAAAGCCGATCACGGGAGACAAATTCATCTGTTGAAAAATCTTCGCACCATTGACGGCATCAAAAAAATATTTGTCGCGTCCGGCATCCGGCACGATCTGGTGCTGGCGGATAAAAGACATGGCGCGTCTTATCTGCGCGAGCTCACTAAACATCACATCTCCGGACAATTGAAGATCGCCCCGGAGCATGCCACACCCGCTGTGCTGGCGCTCATGGGCAAACCGAATCCACAGACGCTGGTCGGGTTTAAAAATCTTTTCGAAAAGATGAATGCGGAAGCGGGACTCAAACAATTTCTGACTTACTATTTTATCGCCGCTCATCCGGGCTGCACCGAAGAAGATATGCGGGACTTGAAATCCTTCGCCTCACGTGAACTACATACCACACCGCAGCAGGTGCAGATTTTCACGCCCCTTCCCTCCACCACCTCGGCGCTCATGTACTGGACGGGCATCAATCCGGCAACCGGCAAAAAGATTTATGTGGAAAAAGACACGGCAAAAAAGCAGCAGCAGAAGGATATTGCAACAGCAGGCGGGACAAGGCGCCACGCCTGA
- a CDS encoding MBL fold metallo-hydrolase produces MIIRCWGARGSIPVSGNNYLRYGGNTTCLEIRNNRDDILLIDAGSGIREAGNAFLAEKRRDLILLLTHAHWDHITGFPFFKPLYRQDTNITVWGCAFAQDSIKEMLARVMSAPYFPIDYDAIHANVSYANICGDTYQMGDMAISPIALSHPNQGNGYKFSEAGKNFIFLTDNELGFRHEGGLAYDDYREFCQGADLLIHDAEYRDEEYPKRCGWGHSTIEQAVNLALNAGVKQLGLFHHNQDRFDADIDDMVAACRRIISEKNSPLECFAVHQGMELAL; encoded by the coding sequence ATGATCATACGCTGCTGGGGTGCTAGAGGATCCATACCTGTTTCCGGGAATAATTATTTGCGCTACGGCGGCAACACCACCTGTCTGGAAATCAGAAACAACCGTGATGATATTTTGCTGATTGACGCCGGATCGGGAATCCGCGAAGCGGGCAATGCCTTCTTGGCGGAAAAACGCCGGGATTTAATTCTGCTCCTGACACACGCCCACTGGGACCATATCACAGGATTCCCTTTTTTTAAGCCGCTTTACCGGCAGGATACCAATATTACCGTCTGGGGCTGCGCTTTCGCTCAGGACTCCATTAAGGAAATGCTGGCGCGCGTCATGTCCGCTCCCTACTTCCCGATTGACTATGATGCCATTCACGCCAATGTCTCTTATGCGAATATCTGTGGAGACACTTATCAGATGGGGGACATGGCCATCTCGCCTATTGCGCTCTCCCATCCCAATCAGGGAAACGGTTATAAATTTTCAGAGGCCGGCAAAAACTTTATTTTTCTGACCGACAACGAACTGGGATTCCGGCATGAAGGCGGGCTTGCGTATGACGACTATCGTGAATTCTGCCAAGGCGCCGATCTGCTGATTCATGACGCCGAATACCGGGACGAAGAATACCCGAAGCGATGCGGCTGGGGGCATTCCACCATCGAGCAGGCGGTAAATCTCGCGCTGAACGCCGGCGTCAAGCAGCTGGGGCTTTTCCATCACAATCAGGACCGTTTCGATGCCGACATTGACGATATGGTCGCCGCATGCCGCCGCATCATCTCTGAAAAGAATTCTCCGCTGGAATGTTTTGCCGTCCATCAGGGAATGGAACTGGCCCTGTAG
- a CDS encoding copper-translocating P-type ATPase, with translation MSDRIQLHIQGMTCATCVRRVEEGLRQMPGVLSAVVNFATEKAQVEYDKDITDAAALQRKVLDLGYEAFVDTAGLRQQKTTISVGGMTCAACVRRVENALREVEGVLDVNVNLATARATVLHEARWAGVQALARAVTEQGYEFLGELTDSFDDPIEKARARELKELTLKVVCGAILSVIIFFGSMQHWFGFLHFIPHQVMLLSMFVLTAPAVFWVGSRFFVGAWKAAKQKTSDMNTLVAVGALSAYVYSAAATFFPHFFESAGVAPHVYYDGAAMIITLILLGRLLEARAKGKTSGAIKKLMGLKPKTAHVLRDGDEMEIPVDALQMGDIVLVKPGEKVPVDGVVLSGQSTLDESMLTGESMPVAKETGQKVFAATMNKTGSFTFRATGVGSETMLAHIIRMVEEAQGSKAPIQRLADKVASIFVPIVFVIAFVTFALWYFLPADAGFSRALINFVSVLVIACPCALGLATPTAIMVGTGLGAQSGILIKGGEALEKIHQLTVIVFDKTGTLTRGEPEVTDVVAAAGFDEGFVLAVAAALEKTSEHPLARAILRRAQTRQTVSGPAEQFLALSGMGARGFVDGKLCLIGNRLLMSDQGISIDLPDSAAAGLEGEGKTVVYVASEKKIIGLIALADVPKASAGQAVKSLKHRGLKVAMVTGDNKGTAASIAAQLGIERVMAEVLPGSKADEIRKLQAEGEVVAMVGDGINDAPALAAADVGIAIGAGTDVAIEAADITLIRDDLKAVPEAIALSFATMRVIRQNLFWAFIYNIIGIPIAAGVLYPFFGILLNPEFAAAAMAFSSVSVVSNSLRLRRVWGKGEGSRSKVQE, from the coding sequence TTGTCGGATAGAATCCAGCTGCATATTCAGGGAATGACCTGCGCCACCTGTGTAAGGCGCGTGGAGGAAGGCTTGCGCCAGATGCCCGGTGTCCTTTCCGCCGTGGTGAATTTTGCAACGGAAAAAGCGCAGGTGGAATATGACAAAGATATTACCGACGCCGCTGCTCTGCAACGCAAGGTGCTGGACCTGGGTTATGAAGCTTTTGTCGATACCGCAGGCCTCCGGCAGCAAAAAACAACGATTTCAGTCGGCGGCATGACTTGCGCCGCCTGCGTAAGGCGCGTGGAAAATGCCCTCCGGGAAGTTGAGGGTGTCCTGGATGTCAACGTCAACCTGGCGACCGCGCGCGCCACCGTCCTTCATGAGGCAAGGTGGGCGGGGGTGCAGGCGCTGGCCCGGGCCGTAACGGAACAGGGTTATGAATTTCTGGGCGAACTTACAGATTCCTTTGATGATCCTATTGAGAAAGCCCGCGCACGGGAACTGAAGGAACTGACCTTAAAAGTCGTCTGCGGCGCGATATTGAGCGTGATCATCTTCTTCGGTTCCATGCAGCACTGGTTTGGTTTTCTGCATTTTATTCCCCATCAGGTTATGCTTCTATCAATGTTTGTTTTGACTGCACCCGCCGTGTTCTGGGTCGGGAGCCGTTTTTTTGTCGGCGCTTGGAAAGCCGCAAAACAAAAAACATCGGATATGAATACCCTCGTCGCCGTTGGAGCTTTATCAGCGTATGTCTATTCAGCGGCGGCAACTTTTTTTCCGCATTTCTTCGAAAGCGCCGGTGTGGCGCCTCACGTCTATTATGACGGCGCGGCCATGATTATCACCCTGATTCTTCTGGGCAGGCTTTTGGAAGCCCGGGCCAAAGGCAAGACCTCCGGCGCGATCAAGAAGCTCATGGGGCTCAAACCTAAAACCGCGCATGTTTTGCGGGACGGGGATGAAATGGAGATTCCCGTGGATGCGTTGCAGATGGGTGATATTGTCCTGGTTAAGCCGGGCGAGAAAGTTCCCGTAGACGGCGTGGTTTTATCCGGTCAATCAACGCTCGATGAATCCATGCTGACCGGTGAAAGCATGCCGGTCGCGAAAGAAACCGGTCAAAAGGTATTTGCCGCCACGATGAATAAAACCGGCAGCTTTACGTTTCGCGCAACCGGTGTGGGTTCGGAGACCATGCTGGCCCATATTATCCGGATGGTGGAAGAGGCGCAGGGCTCTAAAGCGCCGATTCAACGTCTGGCGGACAAAGTGGCCTCCATTTTTGTGCCGATTGTATTTGTGATCGCTTTTGTGACATTTGCCCTCTGGTATTTTCTTCCAGCCGATGCCGGATTCAGCCGCGCTTTAATCAATTTTGTTTCGGTGCTGGTGATTGCCTGCCCCTGCGCGCTGGGGCTGGCCACACCGACGGCCATTATGGTCGGCACGGGTCTGGGCGCGCAAAGCGGTATTTTGATCAAGGGCGGCGAAGCCCTCGAAAAAATCCATCAGCTCACCGTTATTGTTTTTGATAAAACCGGGACGCTGACGCGCGGCGAACCGGAAGTCACCGATGTTGTCGCCGCCGCAGGCTTTGATGAAGGCTTTGTGCTGGCCGTGGCCGCCGCGCTGGAGAAAACATCGGAGCATCCGCTGGCCCGGGCCATTTTACGGCGGGCGCAGACCCGTCAGACCGTATCGGGTCCGGCGGAACAATTTCTCGCGCTCTCCGGCATGGGGGCCAGAGGTTTTGTGGACGGCAAGCTTTGTTTGATCGGCAATCGGCTGTTAATGAGCGATCAGGGGATTTCGATTGATCTCCCGGACAGTGCGGCGGCCGGACTGGAAGGTGAGGGGAAGACCGTCGTTTATGTCGCATCGGAGAAAAAAATAATCGGCCTCATTGCGCTGGCCGATGTGCCGAAAGCGTCCGCCGGGCAGGCTGTGAAAAGCCTGAAGCACAGAGGTTTGAAAGTGGCAATGGTGACCGGAGATAATAAAGGCACGGCCGCAAGTATTGCCGCTCAACTGGGCATTGAAAGGGTGATGGCGGAGGTGTTGCCGGGAAGCAAAGCGGATGAAATCAGAAAATTGCAGGCGGAAGGTGAAGTCGTGGCGATGGTGGGCGACGGCATCAACGATGCCCCGGCGCTGGCGGCAGCCGATGTGGGCATAGCCATCGGCGCGGGAACCGATGTGGCAATTGAAGCCGCCGATATTACCCTGATCCGCGATGATTTGAAGGCCGTACCGGAGGCGATAGCGCTTTCGTTTGCCACCATGCGGGTCATCAGGCAGAATCTTTTCTGGGCGTTTATCTACAACATCATCGGGATTCCGATTGCCGCGGGTGTGCTTTATCCCTTTTTCGGCATCCTGCTCAATCCGGAATTTGCCGCCGCCGCCATGGCCTTCAGTTCCGTTTCAGTCGTCAGCAATTCGCTCAGACTGAGAAGGGTTTGGGGGAAGGGCGAAGGTTCAAGGAGCAAGGTTCAAGAATAA
- a CDS encoding mercury transporter encodes MSCQHCVMAVTRALGALDGIKDVRVDLKTGVATYEEVKPVDAQVVAEAVKKAGYDVVG; translated from the coding sequence ATGAGTTGTCAGCATTGTGTCATGGCGGTTACCCGGGCGCTTGGCGCCTTGGACGGAATCAAAGATGTTCGGGTCGATTTGAAAACAGGCGTGGCAACCTACGAGGAAGTAAAGCCGGTGGATGCGCAGGTGGTTGCCGAGGCGGTAAAGAAAGCGGGTTACGACGTTGTCGGATAG
- a CDS encoding mannose-6-phosphate isomerase, with protein sequence MENINKRPWGYYQVLSDAPDHKVKRIVVEPGGKLSLQRHRLRSEHWYGIAGEGLAIIDSREQTLRAGCAVDIPQGATHRLENISSVNLVIIEVQTGTYFGEDDIERLEDQYGRA encoded by the coding sequence ATGGAAAACATCAACAAACGTCCCTGGGGCTATTATCAGGTCTTGTCCGACGCTCCGGATCATAAAGTCAAAAGGATTGTGGTCGAGCCGGGCGGCAAATTAAGCCTGCAGCGCCATCGGTTGCGTTCCGAACACTGGTATGGCATTGCCGGCGAAGGACTCGCCATCATCGACAGCCGTGAGCAAACGCTGCGCGCCGGTTGCGCCGTGGATATCCCGCAGGGTGCGACGCATCGCCTCGAAAATATTTCCAGCGTAAATCTGGTCATCATCGAGGTGCAAACAGGCACGTACTTCGGTGAAGATGATATCGAGCGGCTGGAAGATCAGTACGGAAGAGCGTGA